One Triplophysa dalaica isolate WHDGS20190420 chromosome 1, ASM1584641v1, whole genome shotgun sequence DNA segment encodes these proteins:
- the LOC130420513 gene encoding uncharacterized protein LOC130420513: protein MADSNEEEITPVKDMSEVVAQLRSSRGGKMSHVTRRMNIVKDLMTDPEFLDEVKQNMIKFYEFLEEFKALHASYSEMLDEEANQEDLETWYQPRCVQITAFMDNVENWISGIENPGSQATVEVSSSVTQIEDEDTDTDAQSFRSQTSSVSLRISAEAERVALMAKAAKLQERHAIEEQEHILRKRRESLELHSEIEATTAKINYLKEAEQGMYKPAHSDVTVQMPSLGAEADEVKTKSTVTPLPLDERLDSSLYLHDRTSPVVKSKPGVQVQFPLLNLGPDRHHSRSVFQPRASRQQLQQTSAYSIPPVIPQSFARSATAIQSTVPQQQIPIPNSAQESHMIKILEKQNELTRILMKQQLLSTLPQGSIPLFDGQVLEYKSFIHSFENMVESKTNNNKDRLQFLIQYTRGSAQRLVKSCEYLSQDRGYQRAKELLKENFGKEYKISCAYLEKALSWFQIKSEDFKSLQDYAMFLRSCCNAMEEMEYMEELDTVSNMRSIVLKLPYKLRERWRNKAYELQEQRRGRVRILDLVCFIERQARIAADPIFGDLQDQSASRGKARSPVKSQASKSSGSTFATSIAIAQKPKKFDLSCPFCSSRHRLDLCEDFLKITHRDKLSFIKTKGICFGCLSKGHISKDCKSRLSCQVCKQAHPSVLHIEAKDSIIKKAERSADVTGSASAGLCGHIGAGAKESVLSIVPVQVKAAKGSQVLQVYALLDPGSSATFCSEDLMFRLNLKGRKTQILLRTMNQEKTVPTHVVSEIEVAALDSNNFLPLPDLFTQKEMPVTTNSIPKQKDLAQWKYLSRVKLPNINSKVELLIGTNAPKCIEPWEVVNSQGGGPYAVRTLLGWVVNGPLRSADGSAESVSVNRISVASLEQLLITQYNQDFSEVASQEKTEMSIEDRRFLEIANEAFLQDGHYYLKLPFRKTDVSMPNNRQVAEQRLQTLKRKMKKDGQYKQEYVTFIHDIFENHYAEEVPEEELTQVPGKVWYIPHHGVYHPKKRKLRVVFDCAATYKGVSLNTELLQGPDLTNSLVGVIWRFRKEPIGILADVKSMFHQVGVEKSGVDYLRFLWWPQGDTLQTPKEYRMLVHIFGAVSSPSCASFALQKTADDNESCFPLHVAETIRHNFYVDDCVKSVAEESEAIQLVKDLTALCYKGGFQLTQWVSNNRAVLASIPKEKWAKEIKTLDLDKDSLPIERALGLQWCVDSDHFQFNINLNQKPHTRRGILSVVSSIFDPLGFLAPLILPAKQLLQELCQRGFGWDEPLPQALVDRWEGWTNSLERIKGFSVARCLKPKDYGTTKCAELHHFSDASENGYGSVSYIRHANEQDIIHVTFLMGKSRVLPLKNITIPRLELAAAALLVKVDKMLRRELHLTLKPSVFWTDSQTVLKYIRSDTARFKTYVANRVSLIRDNSELSQWRYARSKDNPADDSSRGLSAVKFMEQRRWMHGPEFLWKPEESWLEVEALGSVLQDDPEVRRNTTVFTTVVNTETPTDQLISYFSNWIRLLKAVAWYIKLKKALILRIKKQKDFPSYQVITRSHSQKVSPELEVLRSKPGGQLLSVEDLLQAERSVISYVQRQAFPVEITTLQATPPKVKRSSRICRLDPVLDEGILRVGGRMHKSAMPDETKHPCILPKDAHISILLLRHIHERCGHSGRNHMLSELRKKYWISKANSLARKVLSKCVMCRRVRGKAGEQKMADLPLERILPDLPPFTNVGLDYFGPIEVRRGRSTIKRYGVLFTCMSSRAIHLEVAFSLDTDSCIHALRRFVCRRGQVKHIRSDNGTNLVGAQVELKKALIALDKLKIQDALLPYGIEWSFNPPAASHHGGVWERLIRSVRYVLNSTLHQQSIDDEGLQTLFCEVEAILNNRPLSTVSSDPYDLEPLTPNHILLLKTQPIMPPGIFLKSDLYARRRWKQVQYMADLFWHRWTKEYLLLLQERQKWTVVKKNLNVGDLVLVVDPTAPRGSWPLGRVLETKPDQKGLVRSVKLQTQTSILDRPITKLCRILETEECPVPPKDHQ from the coding sequence ATGGCAGATTCCAACGAAGAAGAAATAACTCCTGTTAAAGACATGAGTGAAGTTGTCGCGCAATTGCGCTCATCTAGAGGAGGAAAAATGTCACATGTAACAAGGAGAATGAACATTGTGAAAGATTTAATGACTGATCCGGAATTTCTTGATgaagttaaacaaaacatgattaagTTTTATGAATTTCTTGAAGAGTTCAAAGCCTTGCATGCCTCCTATAGTGAAATGTTGGATGAAGAAGCAAATCAAGAAGACCTCGAGACATGGTATCAGCCTAGATGTGTACAGATAACGGCTTTTATGGATAACGTTGAAAATTGGATTTCAGGCATAGAAAACCCAGGTTCCCAAGCCACAGTTGAAGTCTCCTCTTCTGTCACCCAAATAGAAGATGAAGATACTGATACCGATGCACAATCATTTAGATCACAGACATCGTCTGTATCATTGCGCATTAGTGCAGAGGCAGAGAGAGTAGCTTTAATGGCTAAAGCTGCAAAGCTGCAAGAAAGGCATGCAATTGAGGAGCAGGagcatattttaagaaaaaggaGAGAATCTTTAGAGTTGCATTCTGAAATTGAAGCCACTACTGCAAAAATTAATTATCTGAAAGAAGCAGAACAAGGAATGTATAAACCTGCTCATTCTGATGTGACGGTTCAGATGCCCTCATTAGGAGCAGAAGCAGATGAAGTGAAGACAAAATCAACAGTGACACCTTTACCATTGGATGAAAGGCTTGATAGCTCTCTTTATTTACATGACAGGACTTCCCCAGTAGTTAAAAGCAAGCCAGGTGTTCAGGTTCAATTTCCTCTTCTTAATTTAGGCCCAGATAGGCATCACAGCAGATCTGTCTTCCAGCCCAGGGCTAGCCGGCAACAACTACAACAGACCTCCGCGTACAGTATTCCCCCTGTCATTCCCCAGTCATTTGCAAGGTCAGCCACAGCAATTCAGTCCACTGTACCTCAACAGCAAATTCCTATACCCAATTCAGCACAGGAAAGCCATATGATCAAAATTCTGGAAAAGCAGAATGAATTAACAAGGATTCTTATGAAACAGCAACTTCTCTCTACACTACCGCAAGGTAGCATTCCACTCTTTGATGGACAAGTTCTTGAATACAAGTCATTCATTCACTCCTTTGAAAATATGGTTGAAAGcaaaactaataacaataaGGATAGATTGCAGTTTCTTATTCAATATACTAGAGGCTCGGCACAAAGGCTTGTCAAGAGCTGTGAGTACTTGTCACAAGATAGAGGCTACCAGAGAGCAAAGGAGTTGCTAAAGGAAAATTTTGGAAAGGAATACAAGATCTCTTGTGCTTACTTGGAAAAAGCCCTATCCTGGTTCCAAATCAAATCTGAGGATTTTAAGTCACTACAGGATTATGCTATGTTTCTTAGGAGCTGCTGCAATGCTATGGAGGAAATGGAATATATGGAGGAGCTGGATACAGTATCCAATATGAGAAGCATTGTGCTCAAGCTACCATACAAGCTTCGGGAAAGATGGCGTAACAAGGCctatgagctacaggaacaacGAAGAGGTAGGGTAAGAATTTTAGATTTAGTCTGCTTTATTGAACGACAAGCTCGCATAGCAGCTGATCCAATATTTGGTGATCTTCAAGATCAGTCGGCCAGTAGAGGAAAGGCTAGATCCCCAGTCAAATCACAGGCCTCGAAGTCATCTGGCAGTACTTTTGCCACTAGTATAGCTATTGCCCAAAAGCCGAAGAAGTTTGATCTTTCTTGCCCCTTCTGTAGCTCAAGACACAGATTGGACTTGTGtgaagattttttaaagataacaCATAGAGACAAGCTCAGTTTTATAAAGACCAAAGGCATATGCTTTGGATGTCTCTCCAAAGGCCACATTAGCAAAGACTGCAAAAGCCGTCTCAGCTGTCAAGTATGTAAGCAAGCTCACCCTAGTGTCCTACATATTGAGGCCAAAGATAGTATCATCAAAAAGGCAGAAAGATCCGCCGATGTTACAGGCAGTGCATCAGCAGGGTTATGCGGTCATATAGGGGCCGGAGCCAAAGAGAGTGTGCTGTCCATTGTCCCAGTTCAGGTTAAGGCAGCAAAGGGCAGCCAAGTCTTACAAGTGTATGCTCTCCTGGATCCTGGATCCTCCGCCACCTTCTGCTCAGAGGATCTTATGTTTCGCCTCAATCTGAAGGGTAGAAAAACTCAAATTCTTCTACGCACAATGaatcaagaaaaaactgttccaaCTCATGTTGTATCTGAAATTGAAGTTGCAGCACTGGACAGCAATAACTTCTTACCTCTTCCTGATCTCTTCACTCAAAAAGAAATGCCAGTTACCACAAACAGCATTCCAAAGCAGAAAGACTTAGCACAATGGAAGTATCTAAGTCGAGTCAAACTTCCCAACATTAATTCAAAGGTGGAGCTGTTGATTGGCACAAATGCTCCAAAGTGTATAGAACCGTGGGAGGTTGTTAATAGTCAAGGTGGGGGCCCCTACGCAGTTAGAACCTTATTGGGATGGGTTGTAAACGGGCCACTGAGAAGTGCTGATGGCAGTgcagagagtgtgagtgtgaatAGGATATCGGTTGCAAGTCTAGAACAGCTTCTGATCACACAGTATAATCAGGATTTCAGTGAGGTAGCATCTCAGGAGAAGACCGAAATGTCAATTGAGGACAGAAGGTTTTTAGAGATAGCCAATGAGGCGTTCTTACAAGATGGACATTACTATCTGAAGTTGCCCTTTAGGAAAACTGATGTCAGTATGCCTAACAATCGCCAAGTAGCAGAACAGCGCCTCCAAActctaaaaaggaaaatgaaaaaggATGGACAATACAAACAAGAATATGTTACTTTTATCCATGACATCTTTGAAAATCATTATGCAGAGGAGGTCCCAGAGGAAGAACTCACGCAGGTACCTGGAAAGGTGTGGTATATACCACACCACGGAGTATACCACCCCAAAAAAAGGAAACTTAGAGTGGTGTTTGATTGTGCAGCTACTTATAAAGGTGTATCCCTCAACACAGAGCTACTACAGGGTCCTGATCTGACCAATTCCCTTGTTGGAGTCATTTGGAGATTCCGCAAAGAACCTATTGGAATTCTGGCTGACGTTAAGTCAATGTTCCATCAGGTGGGAGTAGAGAAATCAGGTGTGGACTACTTGCGCTTCCTGTGGTGGCCACAGGGTGACACCCTTCAAACCCCAAAGGAATACCGTATGCTTGTGCACATATTTGGTGCAGTGTCCTCCCCAAGTTGTGCAAGTTTTGCATTACAAAAAACTGCTGATGACAATGAAAGCTGTTTTCCCCTTCACGTAGCTGAAACAATCCGGCACAACTTTTATGTGGACGATTGTGTTAAGTCCGTGGCTGAAGAGTCTGAAGCCATCCAGCTAGTAAAAGACCTCACCGCACTATGTTACAAAGGTGGATTCCAGCTGACTCAATGGGTTAGCAATAATCGGGCAGTTCTAGCATCCAttccaaaagaaaaatgggcaaaagaaattaaaacactgGATCTTGACAAAGACAGCCTACCAATAGAAAGAGCCCTGGGATTGCAGTGGTGTGTGGACTCTGACCATTTCCAGTTTAACATCAATTTAAACCAGAAGCCACATACCCGCAGAGGCATACTTTCTGTTGTAAGTTCCATTTTTGATCCCCTCGGTTTTcttgctcctctcattctcccAGCCAAGCAATTGCTACAGGAGCTCTGTCAGAGAGGTTTTGGATGGGACGAACCTTTGCCCCAAGCTTTAGTAGACCGGTGGGAAGGATGGACAAACAGTTTAGAAAGAATAAAAGGCTTCAGTGTTGCACGTTGTTTGAAACCAAAGGACTATGGAACAACAAAGTGTGCAGAACTACACCACTTTTCTGATGCCAGTGAGAATGGTTATGGCTCAGTGAGCTACATAAGACACGCTAATGAACAGGACATTATACATGTCACTTTTCTCATGGGAAAGTCCAGAGTCCTTCCTTTAAAGAACATCACAATACCACGTCTGGAGCTAGCCGCTGCAGCATTGTTGGTAAAGGTGGACAAAATGCTAAGGAGAGAACTACATCTAACATTAAAGCCCTCCGTTTTCTGGACCGACAGCCAAACCGTACTTAAGTACATTAGAAGTGACACTGCAAGATTTAAAACGTATGTAGCAAACAGGGTCTCGCTGATTCGGGATAACTCAGAGCTGTCTCAATGGAGATACGCAAGAAGTAAAGACAATCCAGCTGATGATTCCTCAAGAGGATTGAGTGCAGTCAAATTTATGGAGCAAAGGAGGTGGATGCATGGCCCAGAGTTCCTATGGAAACCTGAGGAAAGTTGGTTAGAGGTGGAGGCATTGGGCTCAGTGTTACAGGATGATCCAGAGGTCAGGAGAAACACTACTGTTTTTACAACAGTGGTGAACACTGAAACACCCACAGACCAGCTTATTTCATACTTTTCAAATTGGATTAGGCTACTTAAAGCAGTGGCATGGTACATCAAACTAAAAAAGGCCTTGATACTGAGaatcaaaaaacaaaaggacTTTCCATCGTATCAAGTTATTACCCGCTCCCACAGCCAAAAGGTGAGCCCAGAACTTGAGGTTCTCAGGTCCAAACCCGGTGGACAGCTCCTCTCAGTGGAAGATCTCTTACAGGCAGAAAGGTCAGTTATCTCTTATGTTCAGAGGCAAGCATTCCCAGTTGAAATAACAACACTACAAGCCACCCCACCTAAAGTGAAAAGGAGCAGCAGGATCTGTAGGCTTGATCCTGTGCTAGATGAAGGCATCTTAAGAGTAGGTGGCCGGATGCATAAATCAGCCATGCCTGATGAAACTAAACATCCCTGTATCTTGCCCAAAGATGCACACATTTCAATTCTTCTTTTAAGACACATTCATGAACGCTGTGGTCACAGTGGTAGGAACCACATGCTCTCAGAGCTTCGTAAGAAATATTGGATTAGTAAGGCCAATTCCTTAGCAAGAAAGGTGCTCTCAAAATGTGTCATGTGTCGACGTGTGAGGGGCAAAGCAGGTGAGCAGAAAATGGCAGATTTGCCGCTAGAACGAATCCTACCTGACCTCCCTCCCTTTACCAATGTCGGATTGGACTATTTTGGCCCGATTGAAGTGAGGCGAGGAAGAAGCACCATCAAAAGGTATGGAGTTCTGTTTACATGTATGTCCAGCAGAGCTATTCATTTGGAAGTAGCTTTCTCATTAGACACTGACTCATGCATTCACGCTTTGAGGAGATTTGTTTGCAGAAGGGGGCAGGTTAAGCACATCAGATCTGACAATGGAACGAACCTGGTGGGTGCTCAGGTGGAACTCAAGAAAGCTCTGATAGCACTGGATAAGTTGAAGATCCAGGATGCCCTGCTTCCTTATGGAATCGAGTGGAGTTTCAACCCACCAGCAGCATCGCACCATGGCGGAGTCTGGGAAAGGCTTATAAGATCTGTTCGTTACGTGCTGAACTCCACACTCCATCAACAGTCTATCGATGATGAGGGTCTTCAAACTCTATTCTGTGAGGTAGAGGCTATTTTAAACAACCGTCCTCTCTCCACAGTGTCCTCAGACCCATATGACCTGGAACCACTGACCCCAAACCACATCCTCCTGCTGAAAACCCAGCCCATTATGCCTCCAGGAATTTTCCTGAAATCAGACCTTTATGCTAGACGCCGCTGGAAACAGGTCCAGTATATGGCGGATCTCTTCTGGCATAGATGGACCAAAGAATATCTTCTTCTACTCCAGGAAAGGCAAAAATGGACTGTAGTGAAGAAGAACCTGAATGTTGGAGATCTTGTTCTAGTGGTTGACCCCACTGCTCCTAGAGGATCATGGCCACTAGGAAGAGTTCTAGAGACTAAGCCTGATCAAAAGGGGCTGGTCCGATCCGTGAAGCTCCAGACACAGACTTCAATCCTTGATAGACCCATTACCAAGCTATGCCGAATTCTGGAGACTGAAGAGTGTCCAGTGCCTCCTAAAGATCACCAATAA